In the Pseudanabaena sp. PCC 7367 genome, one interval contains:
- a CDS encoding hybrid sensor histidine kinase/response regulator has protein sequence MTHDEELEVRRLFLEEAQEYIDAIADGLVNLDRNLDDFRTKIDGVLRSAHSLKGASAMMQYDILSHCAHQLEDTFKLLKSHSPTIDENMERLLLISVDILSEIVLLYRQGKNCDQQWFDDHAAPILHELEAYVAVVTADSEVVEEEDDEADVVGLMFESEVEEYLTNLEQQLEQHQSNPELAESLKSTAEDLAALAEILELPKFNRLCEQVIDLANTIPVDRIPQLASTTLSTWRRSQALVLTGNTNAMPGELELPSSLKEALHNADNAAEVEADFDPEAQNIQDIQDIQDINDLDAAANFDAEQEADSVAVEESDGFDALDRSDKLDKLGDLADFAELEELLNQDNQEYQSGNLTSLTDIAAGSPNQDTDLPAIAVDNDINNKHDADQVDLSSDPGGEDEIATFDNYDPSDSATIELPEFGDASGDLTTADADNTNDHSDDIKDDLDNQIAIEPTVDPVPPTAAVTDFEVAPIEQIEQIEQIGQTNDNAYPSIDQGDRSQVNAAADQSEPEAPEPEQTSGISNISTSATNATALTETNPEPDLNLPEEESSNAIADQAIKASTDPIELPPHTDIPDTLADLVAEIPLQADPEPTNQNQSDQIAIESTPNRDQAAATTSSSPEPANLPANLLEQEPENRSNADRSSDLNPLAGLADWADSDRETIAARRTNQAAANANDLDFEPDYDRNNRPDQSPDQSQNIITADDLFAGFNTNPEADELEDLNQISPTELNQISPDDSDDALVFAIAPDYAIDTPVAAFAPNNRFDRAEIGYGADLRSPFELSDRPLYAEKIIRQTTGKYTLPAATTAANTSTNSQQLQARASTNAVGQTNGNITDPIDPNETDEIDEDDDTIILGREAALAIAGKQKDRYRRKPTNPFATSKQTTVFTANPLASVTPATPTTPPISTEPELPELTDESLLVADSNIPEPNVSDEALKDETEEDESDTLLLPRQPQSSQSSNASTASLDIDNEDSVTEADALWADLEQMGDESSDLAAATNRSAAPIDIADASELSLPQNYPQRSQEALADVDTNTDANDINDADDIKLSSVERQSVLEEESILDLFDQLNPETENEVESLDTIENLFGEPIDSNDAQTESNPEPENILPLESQVNSQVSTNPVDITASEAPAAIDTIDDLFGDAFANVGNEVNQAKQSKPNPNAPDSIAVTETDRTDRQDIPEPASQSWAEEDLFGNLEPNLASSATNITASEAIDALDIDALDNDLAIDSDGEQWQGIDAEDLDLSIDLDDSPLDWPESNNLLDLANPDESTDRAARSETGLIDVPTTTESDSATDDSDNLDDLTNNAIAAPDDDHDGDDLESADRPPEITAAASPSTSASTKPKHKRTDFFSAYVNESEEDSPTTASESPESSLVADTLLDLFEDLDASKDGENAAAILQSKLESKTELVSVYLKETSIRLPISRLEEMNDLSDQITVERNILESQLRRLRELYAVLSQRIQELDESDVSVHALYDKLSLINNRHESSNTPSVLLDLDRPAANFSLDQAEQLAQASEIGQANDSGADLEAESNDAENYTAEFDRLEMDRYGELHTLVASIIETIVKLEEVKEDINLSLAEAEQGASDLGRSFKQLQTKIIQARMRPLSDIVSRFPRMLRSLSLQHGKQVELEVEGGDLLIDRAILEALTDPLNHLVRNCFDHGIEDRRTRIHYNKPDTGKIFIRAVSENNTTTITIGDDGRGININKIREKVRQAAIAANMDGDQVDEIPQEKLLTVIFEPGFSTAEKVTSLSGRGVGMDVVRTNLKQIGAEIKADTKEGLGSTFTITFTNTLASVQTLLIEANNMFMAMPTAIIKEIVPYEPEQLVLTQPTLTQINEPNESNEAEGNEIAPTEDAQGQNTQTPETDRQQFKWSGHPEPIATIDLNNYLHFNRGLYDSHAQDKPFAKAPAMVICQIGQEMVAIAVDCCWGEQDASIRHVESDIPLPKCFSGCIISGSGQAVPLLNPQEILNWLQPEPIEVAAEAADERQIMPALEQEQGQVAQPQPQETTPTPATPKPSRTAVLVIDDSVNVRRYLALTLGRAGFHTEQAKDGEDALSKLRAGLKVDAIVSDIEMPRLDGYGLLANLRADRGYDQLPIVMLTSRSGDKHRQLAMNLGATEYFTKPYQEKTLVDTLKKLIAQDNQ, from the coding sequence ATGACCCACGATGAGGAACTTGAAGTTCGCCGCCTATTTCTTGAGGAAGCTCAGGAATATATTGATGCGATCGCCGATGGTTTAGTTAATCTCGATCGCAATTTAGACGACTTCCGCACCAAGATTGATGGGGTGCTACGTTCTGCCCATTCGCTCAAGGGCGCATCGGCAATGATGCAGTATGACATCCTCAGTCACTGCGCTCATCAACTGGAAGACACCTTTAAGTTATTAAAATCCCATAGCCCCACCATAGATGAAAATATGGAGCGGCTCCTGTTGATCAGTGTGGATATTCTTAGCGAGATCGTCTTGCTATATCGCCAGGGGAAAAATTGCGATCAACAGTGGTTTGATGATCATGCCGCGCCAATTCTACATGAACTAGAAGCATATGTTGCGGTAGTGACAGCCGACAGCGAAGTGGTGGAAGAAGAAGATGATGAAGCCGATGTGGTTGGCTTAATGTTTGAGTCGGAGGTGGAGGAATACTTAACCAATCTGGAGCAACAACTAGAGCAGCATCAGTCTAATCCTGAATTGGCAGAAAGCTTGAAAAGCACCGCCGAAGATCTGGCAGCTTTAGCCGAAATCCTGGAATTACCCAAATTTAATCGGCTTTGCGAACAGGTAATCGATCTAGCGAATACCATCCCAGTCGATCGAATACCCCAGTTGGCTAGCACTACTTTATCCACCTGGCGGCGATCGCAAGCGTTGGTACTGACCGGTAACACCAATGCCATGCCTGGCGAACTAGAATTACCTAGCAGCCTCAAGGAAGCGCTGCATAATGCCGACAATGCGGCTGAGGTGGAAGCTGATTTTGATCCTGAAGCCCAAAATATTCAAGATATTCAGGATATTCAGGATATTAATGACCTGGATGCCGCTGCCAATTTTGATGCCGAGCAAGAGGCAGATTCTGTTGCTGTTGAAGAGAGCGATGGTTTTGATGCGCTTGATCGCTCCGATAAATTAGATAAATTAGGTGATTTAGCTGATTTTGCTGAATTGGAAGAATTGCTCAATCAGGACAATCAAGAATATCAAAGTGGCAATCTGACTAGTCTTACGGACATTGCTGCTGGCTCACCCAACCAGGACACAGACTTACCAGCGATCGCTGTTGACAATGATATTAATAATAAGCATGATGCAGACCAGGTTGATTTAAGTTCTGATCCAGGGGGCGAAGATGAGATTGCAACTTTTGATAATTATGACCCTAGCGACTCAGCGACGATCGAATTACCAGAATTTGGAGATGCGAGCGGCGATCTAACTACGGCTGATGCCGATAACACAAATGATCACAGTGATGACATAAAAGATGATTTAGATAATCAAATTGCGATCGAGCCAACCGTTGATCCCGTGCCACCGACAGCAGCAGTAACAGATTTTGAGGTAGCGCCAATTGAGCAAATTGAGCAAATTGAGCAAATCGGGCAAACTAACGATAACGCTTACCCATCGATTGACCAAGGCGATCGCAGTCAGGTAAACGCAGCAGCGGATCAGAGCGAGCCTGAAGCCCCGGAACCTGAGCAAACCAGTGGTATTTCAAATATTTCAACTAGTGCAACTAACGCCACAGCATTAACAGAAACTAACCCAGAGCCTGATCTCAATCTGCCAGAGGAAGAAAGCAGCAATGCAATTGCAGATCAAGCTATCAAAGCATCCACTGATCCTATTGAACTACCACCACATACAGACATCCCCGATACCCTGGCTGACTTGGTGGCGGAAATTCCACTTCAAGCCGATCCCGAACCTACCAATCAAAATCAAAGCGATCAAATAGCGATCGAGTCAACTCCGAACCGCGATCAAGCCGCAGCAACTACATCATCGTCACCAGAGCCAGCTAATTTACCAGCTAATTTATTAGAGCAAGAACCAGAAAATCGAAGTAATGCCGATCGTAGCAGCGACCTCAATCCACTAGCCGGACTGGCCGATTGGGCAGATTCCGATCGTGAAACTATTGCGGCGCGACGCACGAATCAGGCTGCTGCTAATGCTAATGATTTAGATTTTGAGCCAGATTATGATCGAAATAATCGCCCAGATCAAAGCCCAGATCAAAGCCAAAATATTATCACCGCCGATGATTTATTTGCAGGATTTAATACCAATCCAGAAGCAGATGAATTGGAGGATCTCAATCAAATCAGCCCAACAGAGCTGAATCAAATATCTCCAGACGACAGCGATGATGCCCTAGTTTTTGCGATCGCACCTGATTATGCAATTGACACACCGGTGGCCGCATTTGCACCAAATAATCGCTTCGATCGGGCAGAGATTGGCTATGGCGCAGATCTCAGATCTCCCTTTGAATTGAGCGATCGGCCACTCTATGCTGAAAAAATCATCCGCCAGACCACTGGTAAATATACCCTTCCGGCTGCAACTACCGCCGCTAACACCAGCACCAATTCTCAACAACTACAAGCCAGGGCATCAACCAATGCGGTAGGGCAAACAAACGGAAATATAACAGATCCGATAGATCCGAATGAGACCGATGAGATAGACGAAGATGATGACACAATCATCCTGGGACGAGAAGCAGCCCTAGCGATCGCTGGCAAGCAAAAAGATCGCTACCGCCGCAAGCCAACTAATCCATTTGCCACCAGCAAACAAACCACTGTTTTTACGGCCAATCCACTGGCTTCCGTTACCCCAGCTACTCCCACTACTCCACCTATCTCAACCGAGCCAGAATTACCGGAATTAACAGATGAATCACTTTTGGTTGCAGATTCTAATATTCCTGAGCCAAATGTGAGTGATGAAGCTTTAAAAGATGAGACTGAAGAAGATGAAAGCGATACATTATTACTACCCCGTCAGCCACAGTCTAGCCAATCCAGCAATGCAAGCACTGCAAGTTTAGATATTGATAACGAAGATTCGGTTACTGAAGCCGATGCTCTTTGGGCAGATTTGGAGCAAATGGGTGATGAAAGCTCTGACCTAGCCGCAGCAACAAATAGATCTGCCGCACCGATCGATATCGCGGATGCCAGTGAGCTAAGTTTGCCCCAGAATTATCCGCAGCGATCGCAGGAAGCGTTAGCAGATGTTGATACTAATACTGATGCTAATGATATTAATGATGCTGATGATATTAAATTAAGTAGCGTTGAGCGCCAAAGTGTCCTAGAAGAGGAAAGCATTCTAGATCTATTCGATCAACTTAATCCTGAAACCGAAAACGAGGTTGAGTCACTCGACACAATTGAAAATCTATTTGGTGAGCCGATCGACTCGAATGATGCACAGACAGAGAGCAATCCTGAGCCAGAAAATATATTACCGCTAGAATCACAGGTTAATTCACAAGTTAGTACCAATCCTGTAGATATCACTGCTTCTGAAGCACCAGCGGCGATCGACACGATCGATGACCTGTTTGGCGATGCCTTTGCTAATGTTGGCAATGAAGTTAATCAGGCCAAGCAATCTAAACCTAATCCCAATGCTCCTGATTCTATCGCCGTAACAGAGACAGATCGTACAGATCGTCAGGACATCCCTGAGCCAGCCAGCCAATCCTGGGCAGAGGAGGATTTATTCGGCAATCTTGAGCCTAATCTAGCGTCCAGCGCCACCAATATTACCGCCAGTGAGGCGATCGATGCTCTAGATATCGATGCTCTAGATAATGATCTAGCTATAGATAGCGATGGCGAGCAATGGCAGGGGATTGATGCTGAGGATTTGGACTTATCGATCGATCTAGATGACTCACCCTTAGATTGGCCGGAATCAAACAACTTGTTAGATCTAGCTAATCCAGACGAATCAACCGATCGTGCCGCGCGATCTGAAACAGGTTTGATTGACGTTCCCACCACCACTGAATCAGATTCTGCCACCGATGATAGTGATAATCTAGATGATTTAACCAACAATGCGATCGCTGCCCCGGATGATGATCATGATGGGGATGATTTGGAGTCAGCCGATCGGCCACCAGAAATCACAGCAGCAGCTTCGCCATCAACTTCAGCATCAACCAAGCCCAAGCATAAGCGCACTGACTTTTTCTCTGCCTATGTGAATGAAAGCGAAGAAGACAGCCCGACCACTGCTTCTGAATCGCCAGAATCCTCATTGGTGGCCGACACTCTCCTCGATCTATTTGAGGATCTAGATGCCAGTAAGGACGGCGAAAATGCGGCGGCAATCTTGCAATCCAAACTGGAATCAAAAACTGAATTGGTATCGGTTTATCTCAAAGAAACCAGCATCCGCCTACCGATCAGTCGATTGGAGGAGATGAATGATCTATCCGATCAAATTACGGTTGAGCGCAATATCCTGGAATCACAATTGCGTCGCCTGCGCGAACTATATGCGGTCTTATCCCAACGGATTCAAGAACTGGATGAATCTGATGTATCTGTCCATGCCCTCTATGACAAGCTCAGTTTAATCAATAATAGACATGAGAGCAGCAATACACCGTCAGTCCTATTAGACCTAGACCGCCCGGCAGCTAATTTCAGCCTTGATCAAGCAGAGCAATTAGCGCAAGCAAGTGAAATAGGTCAAGCTAATGATAGCGGTGCTGATTTAGAAGCAGAATCCAACGATGCAGAAAACTATACCGCAGAATTCGATCGCTTAGAAATGGATCGCTATGGGGAACTGCATACCCTGGTGGCCAGCATCATCGAGACGATCGTGAAGCTGGAAGAAGTTAAAGAAGATATTAATCTCAGTTTGGCAGAGGCAGAACAAGGAGCCAGCGATCTGGGCAGGTCGTTTAAACAACTACAAACTAAAATCATTCAGGCACGGATGCGGCCGCTTTCGGATATTGTAAGCAGATTCCCACGCATGTTGCGCAGTCTTTCATTGCAACATGGTAAGCAGGTGGAATTAGAAGTCGAAGGGGGCGATCTGCTGATCGATCGGGCGATCCTAGAGGCACTCACCGATCCACTCAATCATCTTGTGCGCAACTGTTTTGACCACGGCATTGAAGATCGGCGCACCCGCATTCATTACAACAAGCCAGATACGGGCAAAATATTCATTAGGGCAGTCAGCGAGAACAATACCACCACAATTACGATCGGCGATGATGGGCGCGGCATTAATATCAACAAAATCCGTGAGAAAGTCCGCCAGGCAGCGATCGCCGCAAATATGGATGGGGATCAAGTAGATGAAATTCCCCAGGAAAAACTACTCACGGTTATTTTTGAACCCGGTTTTAGTACCGCCGAAAAGGTAACTTCTCTGTCTGGTCGCGGTGTGGGGATGGATGTGGTACGCACCAACCTCAAGCAAATTGGTGCTGAGATCAAAGCTGATACCAAAGAAGGACTGGGCAGCACCTTTACGATCACCTTCACTAATACCCTGGCCTCGGTGCAAACCCTGTTGATTGAAGCCAATAATATGTTTATGGCGATGCCGACAGCAATTATTAAAGAAATTGTGCCCTATGAACCAGAGCAGCTAGTTTTAACCCAACCAACGCTCACTCAGATTAATGAACCTAACGAATCTAATGAAGCTGAGGGAAATGAGATTGCTCCCACAGAAGATGCACAAGGGCAAAACACCCAAACCCCAGAAACCGATCGACAACAGTTTAAATGGTCTGGTCACCCAGAACCAATTGCCACGATCGATCTAAATAATTATCTCCACTTCAATCGCGGTTTGTATGATAGCCATGCCCAGGACAAACCCTTTGCCAAGGCTCCGGCGATGGTGATTTGCCAAATTGGCCAGGAAATGGTGGCGATCGCGGTCGATTGTTGCTGGGGTGAACAGGATGCCAGCATTCGCCATGTGGAAAGCGATATTCCTCTGCCTAAGTGCTTTAGCGGTTGTATTATTTCTGGCAGTGGTCAGGCAGTGCCCCTACTCAACCCCCAAGAGATTCTCAATTGGCTGCAACCGGAACCAATCGAAGTTGCGGCAGAAGCGGCCGATGAGCGGCAAATTATGCCTGCTTTAGAGCAAGAGCAAGGCCAAGTAGCACAACCTCAACCCCAGGAAACGACTCCCACCCCAGCTACTCCTAAACCAAGTCGCACCGCTGTGCTGGTAATCGATGATTCGGTGAATGTGCGCCGCTATCTAGCATTGACTCTGGGTAGGGCAGGGTTTCACACCGAACAGGCCAAGGATGGTGAAGATGCTTTGAGCAAGCTGCGGGCTGGGCTCAAGGTTGATGCGATCGTGAGTGACATTGAAATGCCACGTCTGGATGGCTATGGACTATTGGCGAATCTACGTGCCGATCGTGGTTATGATCAGTTGCCGATCGTGATGCTGACTTCGCGGAGTGGAGATAAGCATCGTCAATTGGCGATGAACCTGGGCGCAACGGAATATTTTACTAAGCCCTACCAAGAGAAAACCCTGGTGGACACGTTGAAGAAGTTAATTGCTCAGGACAATCAATAA
- a CDS encoding WD40 repeat domain-containing protein, whose protein sequence is MISKSLPESLLGDFELHVVELASRKPKRSPSQPGKHDVILGGQAPLPETGVILGGLQGIKSRLGSAIVAQRINALKAALNYDQPGLELISQALGDRSIKVQRAARLILSNCDQSQLLPEIQATLTEYRKYDLFDCVDQFNGHNRPISDLEITPDGNQLISCGEDHTIRIWDLVAGRCHQILRGHTAKVTAIALSPGGKFLVSGSRDRTIRIWHLANGNQIKCLSGHTGYVNSVAISPDGEHIISGSQDTTIKIWNVRQGQIIKILRGHTNLVDAVALSPDGRFVASCSWDTTIKIWDLHTFDLLHTFIGHSARVLSFAITPDGKTLASGSLDSRIMLWDLVTGEKIKTLDGHKGWVKSLAIAQDGKTLVSASYKMIKVWDLETYQELTTLRGHSDLINKIAISKDGQTIASGGEDDLINIWGVPKL, encoded by the coding sequence TTGATCTCTAAATCATTGCCAGAATCATTGCTTGGGGATTTTGAGTTACATGTAGTTGAGCTGGCCAGCCGTAAACCCAAGCGATCGCCCAGCCAACCAGGTAAACATGACGTAATTCTGGGTGGTCAAGCCCCCCTGCCCGAAACAGGGGTGATTTTGGGTGGGCTGCAAGGGATCAAAAGTCGCCTCGGCAGTGCGATCGTGGCGCAGCGGATCAATGCGCTCAAAGCAGCATTAAACTACGACCAACCAGGTTTAGAGTTAATTAGCCAAGCCCTGGGCGATCGCTCGATTAAGGTACAACGTGCTGCCCGATTGATTTTGAGTAATTGCGATCAAAGTCAACTCTTGCCAGAGATTCAGGCTACTTTGACTGAATATCGCAAATATGATCTATTTGACTGTGTTGATCAATTCAATGGCCATAACCGACCAATCAGCGATCTAGAGATCACTCCAGACGGCAATCAGCTCATTAGCTGCGGTGAAGATCACACGATCCGGATCTGGGATTTAGTTGCTGGTCGCTGCCATCAAATTCTACGCGGCCATACCGCCAAGGTGACCGCGATCGCCCTCAGTCCTGGCGGCAAGTTTCTGGTCAGTGGCAGCCGCGATCGCACAATCAGAATCTGGCATTTGGCCAACGGCAATCAAATTAAATGCCTCAGTGGTCATACCGGCTATGTCAACTCTGTGGCGATCTCCCCCGATGGTGAACATATCATCAGCGGTAGTCAGGACACCACAATCAAGATCTGGAATGTCAGACAAGGCCAGATCATTAAAATTTTGCGTGGTCATACTAATCTGGTGGATGCGGTGGCGCTCAGCCCCGACGGTAGGTTTGTGGCTAGTTGTAGTTGGGATACCACGATTAAAATCTGGGATTTACACACCTTTGACCTGTTGCATACATTCATTGGCCATTCGGCGCGGGTGCTGTCCTTTGCGATCACTCCGGATGGCAAAACCCTGGCCAGCGGTAGCCTTGATAGCAGAATTATGCTGTGGGACTTGGTGACCGGTGAAAAAATTAAAACCCTGGATGGCCATAAAGGCTGGGTGAAGTCCTTGGCGATCGCCCAGGATGGCAAAACCCTGGTCAGCGCCAGCTATAAGATGATTAAGGTGTGGGATTTAGAAACCTACCAGGAACTAACCACGCTGCGCGGCCATAGCGATCTGATTAACAAAATTGCGATTAGTAAAGATGGCCAGACGATCGCCAGTGGTGGTGAAGACGATCTGATCAATATTTGGGGTGTACCAAAGTTGTAG
- a CDS encoding MlaD family protein, with protein sequence MRSRFFRESTLGIFILVVLGALAGVLLWQRGLRLGGRGFSFTIELEDASGLDVGSPLRYRGIQVGSVKGVEAATGKVRVNVEVDDSDLAMPVDSVIETNQSGFLASTAIDIFPQTDLDSAPDLDPLAQDCNSDLIICQGSVVFGTTGVDFTKLLRDSTEALERFGDEEFLGNLNSTLLSITAAADDIAALARSANNTIVDFDVPITEFADSAAAITRAADQVSLAATSADSLILENKEQLAQTLDSISAASEEAQRLIASAQPLLDDGQLSANLKELSSNAAQTAANLRELSDQINDPNTIIALRETLDSARATFANTQKITADLDELTGDPRFRDNIRSLVDGLSGLLSSAEEIELLPATILPEELELDNVAKLKSGLKLATPDEIDQLTEFETQKINNDTPDTSQSPAIKLDEVE encoded by the coding sequence ATGCGCAGTAGATTTTTCCGAGAAAGTACACTGGGTATTTTTATTCTGGTGGTCTTGGGAGCATTGGCTGGGGTTCTGCTCTGGCAAAGAGGACTCCGCCTTGGTGGTAGGGGTTTTTCATTCACGATCGAACTAGAAGATGCCAGTGGCCTGGATGTGGGCTCACCGCTGCGCTATCGTGGCATTCAGGTTGGTTCGGTCAAGGGCGTGGAAGCTGCTACGGGCAAAGTGCGGGTGAATGTGGAAGTAGATGATTCTGACCTGGCGATGCCAGTGGATTCAGTGATTGAAACCAATCAAAGTGGCTTTCTGGCCAGTACCGCGATCGATATTTTCCCGCAAACCGACCTTGATAGCGCTCCCGATCTCGATCCCCTGGCACAAGATTGCAACAGCGATCTAATTATTTGCCAAGGTAGCGTTGTGTTTGGTACTACAGGCGTTGATTTCACCAAACTGCTACGGGATAGCACCGAGGCGTTAGAGCGGTTTGGCGATGAAGAATTTTTAGGCAATTTGAATAGCACCCTGCTCAGCATTACGGCGGCGGCAGATGATATCGCGGCTCTGGCTCGCAGTGCCAATAACACGATCGTTGATTTTGATGTGCCGATCACCGAGTTCGCTGATTCAGCCGCAGCAATTACCAGGGCTGCCGATCAGGTTAGTTTGGCGGCGACTAGTGCCGATAGTTTGATTCTGGAAAATAAAGAACAACTAGCCCAAACCCTCGATAGCATTAGTGCAGCTTCAGAGGAAGCACAACGGTTGATCGCCAGTGCCCAGCCACTTTTGGATGATGGTCAGTTATCGGCAAACCTAAAGGAGCTATCCAGCAATGCGGCGCAAACGGCAGCTAATCTGCGGGAGCTATCGGATCAAATTAATGACCCGAATACAATCATTGCATTGCGTGAAACCCTCGATTCGGCTAGGGCTACCTTTGCCAACACGCAGAAAATTACCGCTGATTTGGATGAGCTAACTGGCGATCCGCGCTTCCGAGATAACATCCGTAGTCTGGTGGATGGCTTGAGTGGTTTGTTGTCTTCCGCTGAGGAGATTGAGTTGCTGCCGGCGACAATTTTGCCGGAGGAGCTGGAGTTGGATAATGTGGCCAAGCTGAAATCTGGGCTGAAGCTAGCTACGCCTGATGAAATAGATCAATTAACTGAGTTTGAAACTCAAAAAATCAATAACGATACGCCGGATACCAGCCAATCGCCAGCAATCAAATTAGATGAAGTGGAATAG